One window of Botrimarina mediterranea genomic DNA carries:
- the trpA gene encoding tryptophan synthase subunit alpha has translation MPAIPDLFAKLRAEGRKALMPFVTAGDPDVAFTAAVLREVVGRGASLCEVGVPYSDPIADGPVIQASYTRALNKKIKLASILEMLGETCPALPAPVVTMVSYAIIYRHGVEKYCDDVAERGVAGLIVPDLPLDESAALAKVTAARGLSLIQLVTPTTPRERAVRICETSTGFVYYVSVAGITGERTELPPQLVDNVGWLRTQTDLPICIGFGVSKPEHVKLLAPVADGLIVGSAIVKRVAEAATRPQAEVLKEVGDYVATLLAALK, from the coding sequence ATGCCCGCGATCCCCGACCTCTTCGCCAAGCTCCGCGCCGAAGGCCGCAAGGCCCTGATGCCGTTCGTTACCGCCGGCGACCCCGACGTGGCCTTCACCGCCGCGGTGCTGCGGGAGGTCGTTGGCCGGGGGGCGAGCCTCTGCGAGGTGGGCGTCCCCTACAGCGACCCGATCGCCGACGGGCCTGTCATCCAGGCGTCGTACACCCGGGCTCTGAACAAGAAGATCAAGCTGGCTTCGATCTTGGAGATGCTCGGCGAGACGTGCCCGGCTTTGCCTGCTCCTGTGGTGACGATGGTCAGCTACGCGATCATCTACCGCCACGGCGTTGAGAAGTACTGCGACGACGTGGCCGAGCGCGGCGTCGCGGGACTGATCGTACCGGACCTGCCGCTCGACGAGTCGGCGGCGCTCGCGAAGGTGACCGCCGCGCGCGGGCTGTCGCTGATCCAGCTCGTGACGCCCACTACGCCGCGAGAACGGGCGGTGCGGATCTGCGAAACGTCCACCGGCTTCGTCTACTACGTCTCGGTGGCCGGCATCACGGGCGAACGCACCGAGCTGCCGCCGCAACTGGTGGACAACGTCGGCTGGCTGCGGACGCAGACCGACTTGCCGATCTGCATCGGCTTCGGCGTCAGCAAACCGGAGCACGTGAAGTTGCTGGCCCCCGTAGCGGACGGCCTAATCGTTGGCTCGGCCATCGTCAAGCGCGTCGCCGAAGCCGCGACCCGCCCGCAAGCCGAAGTGCTGAAGGAAGTCGGCGACTACGTGGCGACCTTACTGGCGGCTCTCAAGTAA
- a CDS encoding DUF5808 domain-containing protein has translation MPPPKRRNPGPGDGPERDHQAEWRNSDNWYFGIYNSPRDTRVWVAKRIPWTGWTLNFAHRAAWIWTFGVVVPAFVVAFVVTAVSIAVFK, from the coding sequence ATGCCGCCGCCAAAGCGTCGAAATCCGGGGCCGGGCGATGGACCAGAAAGAGATCACCAGGCCGAATGGCGGAATTCGGATAACTGGTACTTCGGCATCTACAACAGCCCTCGAGATACCCGCGTATGGGTCGCAAAGCGGATCCCATGGACCGGCTGGACGCTGAACTTCGCCCACCGCGCGGCGTGGATCTGGACCTTTGGCGTTGTTGTGCCTGCTTTCGTGGTTGCCTTTGTCGTAACTGCGGTATCCATAGCTGTATTCAAGTAG
- a CDS encoding DUF1559 domain-containing protein, with protein sequence MTHRYTTLAARRTAFTLVELLVVIAIIGVLVALLLPAVQAAREAARRTQCNSQLKQIGLAIQSYHDANGQFPTGRTSTDEFGVSWAYAILPQIEEQSLYDAFDPSQPVHSEANATAMRTPIAVYACPSRGPATADRDFDNNEQGAGANGEPRGVAVRGDYAANAGLEEDTGMEDSDYLEGEVDFRSGHVDWSLSGPIFSNSKIESRNVTDGMSKTLAVGEKFIPQTEGDWDDKFIHAAQGDTCFLASDNITTIMRGTEDGLGDSSDRIEQGRRNQAAQLFGASNHPGIVMFAFLDGHTEAISTGRSGRAETINPNQIRDVPSSLDAEDQGLIDQWGWLMAMSTIAGEEVWTD encoded by the coding sequence ATGACGCATCGCTACACGACTCTCGCCGCCAGACGAACCGCGTTTACGCTCGTCGAACTGTTGGTCGTGATCGCGATCATTGGGGTGCTCGTCGCGCTGCTCTTGCCGGCGGTGCAAGCGGCGCGTGAGGCGGCGCGGCGGACGCAGTGCAACTCACAGCTCAAGCAGATCGGATTGGCGATCCAGAGCTACCACGACGCCAACGGACAGTTCCCAACAGGCCGCACCTCGACCGATGAGTTTGGGGTGTCCTGGGCGTACGCGATCCTGCCGCAAATCGAAGAGCAATCCCTTTACGATGCGTTCGACCCGAGTCAGCCGGTTCACTCGGAGGCCAACGCGACGGCAATGCGGACGCCGATCGCTGTCTACGCCTGCCCTAGCCGTGGACCCGCGACGGCCGATCGCGACTTCGACAACAACGAACAGGGCGCGGGCGCCAACGGCGAACCCCGCGGCGTCGCCGTCCGGGGCGACTACGCCGCCAATGCCGGACTCGAAGAGGACACCGGCATGGAAGACTCGGACTACCTCGAGGGTGAGGTCGACTTCCGTAGCGGCCACGTCGACTGGTCGCTTTCAGGGCCGATCTTCAGCAACTCGAAGATCGAGTCCCGCAATGTCACCGATGGGATGTCGAAGACACTCGCAGTTGGTGAGAAGTTCATCCCGCAAACCGAGGGGGATTGGGACGACAAATTCATCCACGCCGCCCAGGGCGATACGTGCTTCCTCGCGTCAGACAATATCACCACGATCATGCGCGGGACCGAGGACGGCCTTGGTGACTCGTCGGATCGCATCGAACAGGGCAGGCGTAACCAAGCGGCCCAGCTTTTCGGCGCGAGCAATCACCCGGGGATCGTGATGTTCGCCTTCCTCGATGGACACACCGAGGCGATTAGCACTGGCCGCAGCGGCCGGGCCGAGACGATCAACCCCAACCAGATCCGCGACGTCCCCAGCAGTCTCGACGCTGAGGACCAGGGGCTGATCGACCAATGGGGCTGGCTGATGGCGATGAGCACCATCGCCGGCGAAGAGGTCTGGACGGACTGA
- a CDS encoding UDP-glucose dehydrogenase family protein, with the protein MKIAVIGTGYVGLVTGTCFANSGNDVTCIDIDEKKIERLKGGVIPIYEPGLKELVLRNAEDGRLHFTTDTAAAVKTAEMIYLAVGTPQGDDGAADLSAMWAVTKAIAPHLREDAIVVTKSTVPVGTNARIFAILKELTGRECHVASNPEFLKEGAAIDDFMKPDRVVVGVRDPEVGEKLRQLYAPFLRTEKPFLVMSPESAEMTKYVANALLATKISFINEMANLCEKMGGDINDVRRGIGHDSRIGFAFLFPGVGYGGSCFPKDVRALTAMTEDKGNLPEMLRAVDSVNERQKTVLFNKVKSHFGDDLAGKRITVWGLAFKPETDDIREAPALVLIKQLQDAGATIVAHDPEAMENVAKETTGIEFCESMTEAVKGADALCICTDWKAFSQPDFAEMYQLMASPVVFDGRNLYDPARMKARGFCYHSIGRVAVDGRKA; encoded by the coding sequence ATGAAGATCGCAGTCATCGGCACCGGCTACGTCGGCCTCGTCACTGGCACCTGTTTCGCCAACAGCGGTAACGACGTCACCTGCATCGACATCGATGAGAAGAAGATCGAGCGGCTCAAGGGGGGCGTCATCCCGATCTACGAGCCGGGCCTCAAGGAGCTCGTGCTTCGCAACGCCGAGGACGGACGCCTGCACTTCACGACCGACACCGCGGCGGCGGTGAAGACAGCCGAGATGATCTATCTGGCCGTCGGCACGCCGCAGGGGGATGACGGCGCCGCGGACCTGTCGGCGATGTGGGCCGTCACCAAGGCGATTGCCCCGCACCTGCGTGAGGACGCGATCGTCGTCACCAAGAGCACGGTCCCGGTGGGCACCAACGCCCGCATCTTCGCCATTCTGAAAGAGTTGACCGGCCGTGAGTGCCACGTCGCCAGCAACCCCGAGTTCCTCAAGGAAGGTGCGGCGATCGACGACTTCATGAAGCCAGACCGCGTCGTGGTCGGCGTCCGCGACCCCGAGGTCGGCGAGAAGCTCCGCCAGCTCTACGCGCCGTTCTTGCGGACCGAGAAGCCGTTCCTGGTGATGTCGCCCGAGTCGGCCGAGATGACGAAGTATGTCGCCAACGCGCTGCTCGCCACCAAGATCAGCTTCATCAACGAGATGGCCAATCTCTGCGAGAAGATGGGCGGCGACATCAACGACGTCCGCCGCGGCATCGGCCACGACAGCCGCATCGGCTTCGCGTTCTTGTTCCCCGGCGTCGGCTACGGCGGCAGTTGCTTCCCCAAAGACGTCCGCGCGCTCACCGCGATGACCGAGGACAAGGGAAACCTCCCCGAGATGCTCCGCGCGGTCGACAGCGTCAACGAACGGCAGAAGACGGTGCTCTTCAACAAAGTCAAGTCGCACTTTGGCGATGATTTGGCCGGCAAGAGAATCACGGTCTGGGGCTTGGCGTTCAAGCCCGAGACCGACGACATTCGCGAGGCGCCGGCGCTGGTGCTCATCAAGCAACTGCAGGACGCCGGCGCCACGATCGTCGCGCACGACCCCGAGGCGATGGAGAACGTCGCCAAGGAGACCACCGGTATCGAATTCTGCGAGTCGATGACCGAAGCCGTGAAGGGCGCCGACGCATTGTGCATCTGCACCGACTGGAAGGCGTTCAGCCAGCCCGACTTCGCCGAGATGTACCAGCTGATGGCGTCACCGGTCGTCTTCGACGGCCGCAACCTCTACGACCCGGCGCGCATGAAGGCGCGTGGCTTTTGCTACCACAGCATCGGCCGCGTCGCGGTCGATGGCCGCAAAGCGTGA
- a CDS encoding methyl-accepting chemotaxis protein — MFMTKTKSSRIPAVETPAPNDAQAVLDAFGRAQATIEFTPQGEILDANENFLSVVGYTLGEIRGQHHRIFVDQAESKSTAYQLFWNDLARGKFSAGEYKRVTKSGQEIWISASYNPVLDETGRVLKVVKIASDITATKQLMLEQTALIDALSRSQAMIEFEPDGVIIKANDNFLSTLGYSLDEVRGKHHRMFCDPTYTASGEYTSFWSRLRQGEFFAGRFQRFAKGGREVWILASYNPVLNAQGQVVRVVKLASDITKEVQAEQGNKKEAQTVGHSVATSTTEMAATIEEISKNVARTATLAQQAENHAQTSNAATDALQESSRAIGKVVGVIQELADQTNLLALNATIEAARAGENGRSFAVVANEVKDLASETSNATQSIEQSVQEIQTRIAEVSESIRLITESVTEVSGNTNTVAAAIEEQSITMSELSKTAEGLVRLSE, encoded by the coding sequence ATGTTCATGACGAAGACGAAGTCCTCGCGCATCCCCGCGGTCGAAACCCCCGCCCCGAACGACGCGCAGGCAGTCCTCGACGCCTTCGGCCGGGCCCAGGCGACCATCGAGTTCACCCCGCAGGGCGAGATCCTCGACGCCAACGAGAACTTCCTCTCGGTTGTCGGCTACACGCTCGGCGAGATTCGCGGTCAGCACCACCGGATCTTCGTCGATCAGGCCGAGAGCAAATCGACGGCCTACCAGTTGTTCTGGAATGACTTGGCCCGCGGCAAATTCTCCGCGGGCGAGTACAAGCGGGTCACCAAGAGCGGCCAGGAGATCTGGATCTCGGCCTCTTACAACCCCGTGCTCGACGAGACGGGCCGCGTCTTGAAGGTCGTCAAGATCGCCTCGGACATCACCGCTACCAAGCAGCTGATGCTCGAGCAGACCGCTCTGATCGATGCGTTGAGCCGCTCGCAGGCGATGATCGAGTTCGAGCCGGACGGCGTCATCATCAAGGCCAACGACAACTTCCTGTCGACGCTCGGCTACTCGCTCGACGAGGTTCGCGGCAAGCACCACCGGATGTTCTGCGACCCCACCTACACGGCCAGCGGCGAGTACACCTCGTTCTGGAGCCGCTTGCGTCAGGGCGAGTTCTTTGCCGGCCGCTTCCAACGCTTCGCCAAGGGCGGGCGTGAGGTGTGGATCTTGGCTTCGTACAACCCCGTGCTCAACGCCCAGGGTCAGGTCGTCCGCGTTGTGAAGCTCGCCTCAGACATCACCAAGGAAGTCCAGGCCGAGCAAGGCAACAAGAAGGAAGCCCAGACCGTCGGTCACAGCGTCGCGACCAGCACGACCGAGATGGCGGCGACCATCGAAGAGATCTCCAAGAACGTCGCCCGCACCGCCACCCTGGCGCAGCAGGCCGAGAACCACGCCCAGACGTCCAACGCCGCTACCGACGCCCTGCAAGAGAGCAGCCGCGCGATCGGCAAGGTGGTTGGCGTGATCCAAGAGCTCGCCGACCAGACGAATCTCCTGGCGCTCAACGCCACGATCGAAGCGGCCCGCGCCGGCGAGAACGGCCGTTCGTTCGCCGTGGTCGCCAACGAGGTGAAGGACCTAGCGTCCGAGACTTCGAACGCGACGCAGAGCATTGAGCAGTCGGTCCAAGAGATTCAGACCCGCATCGCCGAGGTCTCTGAGTCGATCCGCTTGATCACCGAGAGCGTCACCGAGGTCTCCGGCAACACCAACACCGTCGCCGCCGCGATCGAAGAGCAATCGATCACGATGAGCGAACTGTCGAAGACGGCCGAGGGCTTGGTGCGTCTCTCTGAATAG
- a CDS encoding methyl-accepting chemotaxis protein encodes MTKTKTSRIPAEAASDNSADDARAVLDAFGRAQAIIEFTPQGDILDANENFLSVLGYTLGEIRGQHHRLFVDPAESKTDSYRVFWSDLAAGKLAAGEFKRITKSGKEIWISASYNPVLDKTGRVVKIVKIASDITATKSAGVEAERLANMVENLPINVMFADRDLVIRYMNPASFKTLRSIQHQLPVSVDRIVGTCIDQFHKDPSHQRRVLQDPSNLPVQTIIQVGEDSLDLLVSPITNPKGEYIGAMATWSVITDQLRTRKEAQTVGHSVATSTTEMAATIEEISKNIARTATLAQQAESHAQTSTAATDALQESSRAIGKVVGVIQELADQTNLLALNATIEAARAGESGRSFAVVANEVKDLASETSNATQSIEQSVQEIQTRISEVAESIRLITESVTEVSGNTNTVAAAIEEQSITMGELSKTAEGLVRLSE; translated from the coding sequence ATGACCAAGACGAAAACCTCGCGCATCCCCGCCGAGGCAGCTAGCGACAACTCGGCCGACGACGCCCGCGCCGTCCTCGACGCCTTCGGCCGCGCCCAGGCGATCATCGAGTTCACGCCGCAGGGTGATATCCTCGACGCCAACGAGAACTTTCTGTCGGTGCTGGGTTACACGCTCGGCGAAATCCGCGGCCAGCACCATCGCCTCTTCGTCGATCCGGCCGAGAGCAAGACCGACTCCTACCGCGTCTTCTGGAGCGACCTCGCCGCCGGCAAGCTCGCCGCCGGCGAGTTCAAGCGCATCACCAAGAGCGGCAAGGAGATTTGGATCTCGGCCTCGTACAACCCGGTGCTCGACAAGACGGGCCGCGTGGTGAAGATCGTGAAGATCGCCTCGGATATCACCGCCACCAAGTCCGCTGGCGTCGAGGCCGAGCGGCTGGCGAACATGGTCGAGAACCTGCCGATCAACGTGATGTTCGCCGACCGCGACCTCGTGATCCGCTACATGAACCCCGCGTCGTTCAAGACGCTCCGCAGCATCCAACACCAGCTGCCGGTGTCGGTCGATCGGATCGTCGGAACCTGTATCGACCAGTTCCACAAGGACCCGTCGCACCAACGCCGCGTGCTGCAAGACCCGTCGAACCTGCCGGTGCAGACCATCATCCAGGTCGGCGAGGACTCGCTCGACTTGCTCGTCAGCCCGATCACCAACCCCAAGGGCGAGTACATCGGCGCGATGGCGACCTGGAGCGTCATCACTGACCAGCTCCGCACCAGGAAGGAAGCCCAGACCGTCGGCCATAGCGTCGCGACCAGCACGACCGAGATGGCGGCGACGATCGAAGAGATCAGCAAGAACATCGCCCGCACGGCGACGCTCGCCCAGCAGGCCGAGTCGCACGCCCAGACCTCGACCGCCGCGACCGACGCCCTGCAAGAGAGCAGCCGCGCGATCGGCAAGGTCGTTGGCGTGATCCAAGAACTCGCCGACCAGACGAACCTGCTGGCGCTCAACGCCACGATCGAGGCCGCCCGCGCCGGCGAGTCGGGCCGCAGCTTCGCGGTGGTCGCCAACGAGGTGAAGGACCTGGCGTCCGAGACCTCCAACGCGACGCAGAGCATCGAGCAATCGGTCCAGGAGATTCAGACCCGTATCTCCGAGGTGGCCGAGTCGATCCGCCTGATCACCGAGAGCGTCACCGAGGTATCGGGCAACACCAACACCGTCGCCGCCGCGATCGAAGAGCAATCGATCACGATGGGCGAGCTATCGAAGACCGCCGAGGGCTTGGTGCGTCTGTCCGAATAG
- a CDS encoding glycosyltransferase produces MPRPAISVVLPVYNGERYLRETLASLRWQSFATWEAVCVNDGSTDGSLDILRDYAAADQRFRIIDQPNGGIVAALNRGLAEARADWVARLDGDDIALPHRFKTQLDFVRRRPETTVVGSAVTTIDPEGDVLRTLPCVTEHQAIENALLAGDAPIAHPTVLVRRDAVLAAGGYRSAYEWVEDADLWLRLAREGRLANLAEPLVRYRLHANSVCWTKRAEQQQRLARLLREARAERGLPPLPEREASQRPLSDPRGKWARQAARDGRVGVAMKWVQRLVADKPLAPSSWRIAAETALRGAIAVATGRRERLPVLPDWREFDCVASGAAQPRAA; encoded by the coding sequence ATGCCACGCCCCGCGATCAGCGTTGTCCTGCCCGTCTACAACGGCGAGCGCTACCTGCGCGAGACGCTGGCCAGTTTGCGTTGGCAGTCGTTCGCCACTTGGGAGGCGGTCTGTGTCAACGATGGGTCGACCGATGGCTCGCTCGACATCCTCCGTGACTACGCCGCGGCGGACCAGCGCTTTCGGATCATCGATCAGCCCAACGGCGGCATCGTTGCGGCGCTCAACCGCGGGCTCGCCGAAGCGCGGGCCGATTGGGTTGCACGGCTCGATGGCGACGACATCGCGTTGCCGCACCGGTTCAAGACGCAGCTCGACTTCGTGCGACGCCGCCCCGAGACGACGGTCGTCGGCTCGGCGGTCACGACGATCGACCCCGAGGGGGACGTGCTGCGGACGCTGCCGTGTGTGACGGAGCACCAGGCCATTGAGAACGCGCTGTTAGCCGGCGACGCGCCGATCGCGCACCCAACCGTGCTCGTGCGGCGCGACGCCGTGCTCGCCGCGGGCGGCTATCGCAGCGCGTACGAGTGGGTTGAGGACGCCGACCTCTGGCTACGGCTCGCGCGCGAAGGTCGGCTGGCGAACCTCGCCGAACCGTTGGTGCGTTATCGATTGCACGCCAACTCGGTTTGCTGGACGAAGCGCGCCGAGCAACAGCAGCGGCTCGCGCGCTTGCTGCGCGAAGCCCGCGCCGAGCGCGGCCTGCCGCCGCTCCCCGAGCGTGAAGCGTCGCAGCGCCCGCTCTCCGACCCGCGCGGCAAGTGGGCCCGTCAAGCGGCCCGCGACGGACGCGTCGGCGTGGCGATGAAGTGGGTGCAGCGGCTCGTCGCCGACAAGCCGTTGGCGCCGAGCAGCTGGCGCATCGCCGCGGAGACAGCTTTGCGTGGAGCGATTGCCGTTGCGACGGGGCGGCGCGAGCGGTTGCCGGTGTTGCCGGATTGGCGGGAGTTCGATTGCGTGGCGAGCGGCGCCGCGCAGCCGCGAGCGGCGTGA
- a CDS encoding secondary thiamine-phosphate synthase enzyme YjbQ produces MMPWSQTTLDLPPLPRGFHLFTRRVVEALPQISETKVGLLHVFIQHTSASLTLNENADPDVRHDLEQAFNHLAPETFPHTHTCEGPDDMPAHVKASLLGASLSIPVCDGRLALGTWQGITLCEHRNHAGGRRLVLTLSGD; encoded by the coding sequence ATCATGCCCTGGTCCCAGACGACGCTCGACCTGCCGCCGCTGCCGCGGGGGTTTCATCTCTTCACCCGGCGTGTCGTCGAGGCGTTGCCGCAGATCAGTGAGACGAAGGTCGGCCTGCTGCACGTGTTCATCCAGCACACCTCGGCGAGCCTGACACTCAACGAGAACGCCGACCCGGACGTGCGACACGACCTTGAACAAGCGTTCAACCACCTCGCGCCGGAGACGTTCCCGCACACGCACACCTGCGAGGGGCCCGACGACATGCCGGCCCACGTGAAGGCGTCGCTGCTGGGCGCCAGCCTGTCGATCCCCGTGTGTGATGGGCGGCTGGCGCTCGGCACGTGGCAAGGGATCACGTTGTGTGAACACCGCAACCATGCCGGCGGCCGCAGGCTGGTTCTCACACTGTCGGGCGATTAA
- a CDS encoding 3-keto-disaccharide hydrolase yields MYRTLAGCALLACASLATAQDGAGDSAVFVPDNALTPNSTTAVEASGDNELPIATTPSEANGWTKLFNGKDLTGWTASENKDTFKVEDGLIVVHGDRSHLFYTGDVNDGEFKDFELWVEVQTEPQANSGVYFHTEYQETDWPMKGYEVQVNQSHGDPRKTGGLYGIVDVMDVSPVEDGDWYVEHITVKGKHITVRVNGKVTVDYTEPEGVEREGRMAGRKIDKGTFALQGHDPGSVVRFRQIWVKPLD; encoded by the coding sequence ATGTACCGAACTCTCGCTGGCTGCGCCCTGCTCGCCTGTGCTTCGTTGGCGACAGCCCAGGACGGGGCAGGTGACTCCGCCGTCTTCGTCCCCGACAACGCTCTGACACCCAACAGCACGACGGCGGTCGAAGCGTCGGGTGACAATGAATTGCCGATCGCGACCACGCCCTCCGAAGCGAACGGCTGGACGAAGCTGTTCAACGGCAAGGACCTCACCGGCTGGACCGCCAGCGAGAACAAGGACACCTTCAAGGTCGAGGATGGCCTGATCGTCGTGCACGGCGATCGCTCGCACCTCTTCTACACCGGCGACGTCAACGACGGAGAGTTCAAGGACTTCGAGCTGTGGGTCGAGGTGCAGACCGAGCCGCAAGCCAACTCGGGCGTCTACTTCCACACCGAGTACCAAGAGACCGACTGGCCGATGAAGGGCTACGAGGTGCAGGTCAACCAGTCGCACGGCGACCCGCGCAAGACGGGCGGCCTCTACGGCATCGTTGACGTGATGGACGTGTCACCCGTCGAGGACGGCGACTGGTACGTCGAGCACATCACCGTCAAAGGCAAGCACATCACGGTGCGCGTCAACGGCAAGGTGACCGTCGATTACACCGAGCCCGAAGGCGTCGAGCGCGAAGGCCGCATGGCGGGCCGCAAGATCGACAAGGGGACGTTCGCCCTTCAGGGCCACGACCCAGGGAGCGTGGTCCGCTTCCGCCAGATTTGGGTGAAGCCGTTGGACTGA
- a CDS encoding NAD(P)/FAD-dependent oxidoreductase, with translation MSAPTDQDAIAIIGAGIAGLAAARVLARAGASVQVFDKGRGVGGRVSTRRDDALAGGGRQFDHGAQYFTCESDKFAAQVADWVAAGLAAEWTGRLAVIDCDLDACRLADPPQAKQRYVGVPGMNAIAGRLADDVAAAGGRVTTGVRVAPLKRGDGRWRLAAESGEPLGDFAKVLVTAPAPQAAELLTPSPALSNAAKSVRMSGCWAAMVAFDGPIATEIDGAFVNGPPEATALSWFAREGSKPARSEGASEGPVGGSQWVLHGSPAWTESNHAITPERALEGLLEAFWKALGLPPQPVAYAEAHRWRFALPENPLAARAISDQALGLYAAGDWCGGPRVEGAYLSGLAAAEAMLSRAATV, from the coding sequence ATGTCCGCACCGACTGACCAAGACGCCATCGCCATCATCGGCGCCGGTATCGCCGGCCTTGCCGCGGCGCGTGTGCTCGCTCGGGCGGGGGCGTCAGTGCAGGTCTTTGATAAAGGTCGCGGCGTTGGCGGGCGGGTCTCGACGCGGCGGGACGATGCTCTCGCTGGTGGTGGCCGGCAGTTCGATCACGGCGCGCAGTACTTCACTTGTGAGTCTGACAAGTTCGCTGCGCAGGTCGCCGATTGGGTCGCCGCCGGCCTGGCGGCCGAGTGGACGGGGCGGCTGGCGGTAATCGACTGCGACCTGGACGCCTGCCGCTTGGCCGACCCGCCGCAGGCGAAGCAACGCTACGTCGGCGTCCCCGGGATGAACGCGATCGCGGGGCGGCTGGCCGACGACGTCGCCGCCGCGGGCGGCCGAGTAACGACCGGTGTACGGGTCGCGCCACTCAAGCGGGGCGATGGCCGTTGGCGCCTAGCGGCGGAATCGGGCGAGCCGCTGGGCGACTTCGCCAAGGTCCTGGTGACCGCCCCGGCGCCCCAGGCGGCCGAGCTGCTGACCCCGTCACCCGCCCTGTCGAACGCCGCCAAAAGCGTGCGGATGTCGGGCTGTTGGGCGGCGATGGTCGCCTTCGACGGCCCGATTGCGACGGAGATCGATGGCGCGTTTGTGAACGGTCCGCCCGAGGCCACGGCGCTGAGCTGGTTCGCCCGGGAGGGGTCCAAACCGGCCCGTTCGGAGGGCGCCTCGGAAGGGCCCGTAGGAGGCTCTCAGTGGGTCCTGCATGGCTCGCCGGCGTGGACTGAGTCAAACCACGCCATCACCCCTGAACGGGCCTTAGAAGGCCTCCTAGAGGCCTTCTGGAAGGCCCTGGGGCTCCCTCCCCAGCCGGTCGCCTACGCCGAGGCCCACCGTTGGCGTTTCGCCCTCCCGGAGAACCCGTTGGCCGCCCGAGCCATCTCCGATCAGGCCCTTGGCCTGTACGCCGCCGGCGACTGGTGCGGGGGCCCGCGGGTCGAAGGGGCCTACCTCAGCGGCCTAGCCGCCGCCGAGGCGATGCTATCGCGGGCGGCGACTGTCTAG
- a CDS encoding type III pantothenate kinase yields MSTTENTTGLLAIDIGNSRVKLGLFAEAASSCIAEAQGATLPIAAPLLPEPAETLTGSLSDLCAGALRDWLHAIGDSRPRVALASVSRPAEAAIASLLDGFVVQRLASETAPIVLRVDEPSRIGVDRVMAAIAANRLRHEGRPAIVIDVGTAITVDLIATDGALEGGAILPGPTLAARALAEKTDRLPDIQFGDLDESPDAVGRSTEPAIRAGVFWGAVGAIRELIARQRDRLTAPPQVFFTGGAAPSIARLIGGPDLSVRYIPHLTLAGIAIAADTLKAEAAS; encoded by the coding sequence GTGAGCACTACCGAAAACACCACTGGCCTCCTAGCCATCGACATCGGCAACAGCCGCGTCAAGCTCGGCTTGTTCGCCGAAGCGGCGTCGTCCTGCATCGCCGAGGCGCAAGGCGCGACGCTGCCGATCGCTGCGCCGCTCCTCCCCGAGCCCGCCGAGACGCTGACCGGTTCGCTCAGCGACCTCTGCGCGGGCGCTTTGCGGGATTGGCTTCATGCCATCGGCGATAGCCGGCCGCGCGTCGCTTTGGCGAGCGTGTCGCGCCCCGCCGAGGCGGCGATCGCGTCGCTCCTCGATGGCTTCGTCGTGCAGCGACTGGCGAGCGAGACGGCGCCAATCGTCTTGCGAGTGGACGAGCCGTCGCGCATCGGCGTCGACCGCGTCATGGCCGCCATCGCCGCCAATCGGTTGCGTCACGAGGGCCGGCCCGCAATCGTCATCGACGTTGGCACCGCGATCACTGTCGATCTCATCGCTACTGACGGAGCGCTCGAAGGCGGCGCCATCCTGCCGGGCCCAACGCTCGCCGCCCGCGCGCTCGCCGAGAAGACCGATCGACTTCCTGACATCCAGTTCGGCGACCTCGACGAATCACCCGACGCGGTAGGCCGCTCCACCGAACCCGCGATCCGTGCCGGCGTCTTCTGGGGCGCGGTCGGCGCGATCCGCGAACTCATCGCCCGCCAACGCGACCGACTCACCGCCCCGCCGCAGGTGTTCTTCACCGGCGGCGCGGCGCCGTCGATCGCGCGGCTGATCGGCGGCCCCGACCTGTCGGTGCGATACATCCCCCACCTGACGCTCGCCGGCATCGCCATCGCCGCCGACACGTTGAAGGCAGAAGCCGCGTCGTGA